The Flavobacterium jumunjinense genome includes a region encoding these proteins:
- a CDS encoding Na(+)-translocating NADH-quinone reductase subunit F: MEELTEQELHQIAMNHVGKDLEKKGFEFIAINSQLKKHPQFVCVDTQNKLHFVMVQTVPYPINPEEPNVLFVETFINHAKTKNAKVLFAGVGIANADDFEKPIYINSDYIINYNGYKELL, translated from the coding sequence ATGGAAGAACTAACAGAACAAGAATTGCACCAAATTGCTATGAATCATGTTGGGAAAGACCTTGAAAAAAAAGGTTTTGAATTCATTGCAATTAACAGCCAATTAAAAAAACACCCGCAATTTGTATGTGTGGATACACAAAATAAATTGCATTTTGTAATGGTGCAAACTGTACCATATCCAATTAATCCAGAGGAGCCAAATGTTTTATTTGTAGAAACATTTATCAATCATGCTAAAACCAAAAATGCAAAAGTTCTTTTTGCAGGTGTTGGAATCGCAAATGCAGATGATTTTGAAAAACCTATTTATATTAATTCAGATTATATTATCAATTACAATGGCTACAAAGAACTTTTATAG
- a CDS encoding DEAD/DEAH box helicase gives MPLSNDSNCALVFDLTYDAILASYIPNAFIVEQSEGILYYIKKSANSKTINEVELDTNERQLLALCEKLTSKNLLSKYKIKNKIAKSLEILLSDEKTAKIITHYINFTLESFFKIASKTSISLSIDLNRKDVFHKQQVQFSEIVLEPKLHFSKTPENIVYCLSLLDNEKEIYPFENDFKILLNNPSWVLINKTLHTINHINGNKLKPFLSKKNVIIPNKNSVEYFNKFIKNVIRKVPIEAEGFSVETNSVCTGCYIKPSLYIHNKIYLLELVFKYDGCEFSITEEKEKHINLSHDDNDNFTVYQTIRNKKEESKIIQILKDLGFIFLADGLATFNKNLTEIDDYFNITELLKLQDKIAETSVSIDLQLNSKTISKHTSTISTKFEEKKDWFDVEMTIEIETFKIPFSNIIPHLKSGNRLYELPNENLFIIPVEWFSKYKSLVDFGKTANNSIQIQKNQFTVLEESGIAIENNLFQREIIPYQTTGNINAKLRNYQEEGVNWLVKNYQLGLGSCLADDMGLGKTIQSLAYLDFVYTQFENDFIITEEASDAIDLFSTNQPVTTKKLKALVVAPSSLTYNWFNETKKFSPKFTRLNYTGLDRKIKRKKLEKVDIVFTSYGLLLKDINLLKTIPFNFLIIDESQQIKNRNSKIYNAINTINATHKVSLSGTPIENSLSDLWSQMQFINPNLLDTYPFFESHFKKPIEKSFDEQKTKELRSLINPYLLRRTKTEVAKDLPEVSEQVFYSEMSEEQSKLYEHEKSIIRNYLIDKKLNTLDEKPSSNISILNALSKLRQLANHPILIGETMDSGKFTDVSAYIETLLQAKQNILVFSSYTSHLKIYTDWCDKNNTKYSLLTGSTKIKDRETEVANFQKDENKLLFFISLKAGGTGLNLTKASYVILLDPWWNPFAELQAIGRAHRIGQENQVNVVRFIAKDTIEEKINQLQKAKKEISDTIIETSVPKEVFNNIDYILT, from the coding sequence ATGCCGCTTTCAAATGATTCTAATTGTGCGTTAGTCTTCGACTTAACGTACGATGCTATTTTAGCTTCTTATATTCCAAATGCTTTCATTGTTGAACAATCTGAAGGTATTTTATACTATATTAAAAAGAGTGCTAATTCAAAAACTATAAATGAAGTCGAATTAGACACCAATGAGCGACAACTACTAGCTTTGTGCGAAAAGTTAACGTCTAAAAACTTACTCTCTAAATATAAAATAAAGAACAAAATTGCGAAAAGCTTAGAAATCCTTTTAAGTGATGAAAAAACGGCAAAGATCATAACGCATTATATAAATTTCACACTTGAATCTTTTTTTAAAATCGCATCTAAAACTTCAATTTCTTTAAGTATTGATTTGAACAGAAAAGATGTTTTTCACAAACAACAAGTTCAATTTTCTGAAATTGTTTTAGAACCCAAACTTCATTTTTCAAAAACACCTGAAAATATTGTTTATTGTTTGAGTTTATTAGACAATGAAAAAGAAATATATCCGTTTGAAAACGATTTTAAAATACTTTTAAACAATCCGTCTTGGGTTCTAATCAACAAGACACTACATACTATTAATCATATTAATGGAAACAAGCTAAAACCTTTTTTAAGCAAGAAAAACGTTATTATACCTAATAAAAATAGTGTAGAATATTTCAATAAATTCATTAAAAATGTTATTCGAAAAGTACCTATTGAAGCTGAAGGATTTTCGGTTGAAACCAATTCTGTTTGTACAGGTTGCTACATTAAGCCTAGTTTATATATTCATAATAAAATATATCTTTTAGAACTTGTTTTTAAATATGATGGTTGTGAATTTTCTATAACAGAAGAAAAAGAAAAACACATTAATCTTAGTCATGATGACAATGATAATTTCACTGTTTACCAAACCATTAGAAACAAAAAAGAGGAAAGCAAAATTATTCAAATTCTTAAAGATTTAGGCTTCATTTTCCTTGCAGATGGATTAGCTACTTTTAACAAAAACCTTACAGAGATTGATGATTATTTCAATATTACAGAACTTTTAAAACTACAAGACAAAATAGCCGAAACATCAGTTTCTATTGATTTACAATTAAATAGTAAGACAATAAGCAAACACACATCTACCATTTCTACAAAATTTGAAGAAAAAAAAGATTGGTTCGATGTTGAAATGACAATTGAAATTGAAACATTTAAAATTCCTTTTTCAAACATTATTCCTCATTTAAAATCGGGCAATCGTTTGTATGAATTACCTAATGAAAACTTATTTATTATTCCTGTAGAATGGTTTAGCAAATACAAATCATTAGTCGATTTCGGGAAAACCGCTAATAATAGTATTCAAATTCAAAAGAACCAATTTACTGTTCTAGAAGAATCTGGAATTGCAATTGAAAACAATCTGTTTCAAAGAGAGATTATCCCTTATCAAACAACTGGAAACATCAATGCGAAACTTCGAAACTATCAAGAAGAAGGCGTGAATTGGTTAGTTAAAAATTATCAATTAGGTCTAGGCTCCTGTTTAGCAGACGATATGGGTTTGGGTAAAACAATACAATCTTTAGCCTATTTAGACTTCGTATATACACAGTTTGAAAATGACTTTATAATTACTGAAGAAGCTTCCGATGCTATAGATTTATTTAGCACTAACCAACCTGTTACAACAAAAAAATTAAAAGCATTAGTTGTTGCTCCAAGTTCGTTAACCTATAACTGGTTTAATGAAACTAAGAAGTTTTCTCCAAAATTTACACGATTAAATTATACGGGTTTAGATCGGAAAATTAAACGAAAAAAATTAGAAAAAGTCGATATTGTTTTCACATCTTATGGTTTGCTTTTAAAAGACATTAACCTCTTAAAAACAATTCCTTTTAACTTTTTAATTATTGATGAAAGTCAACAAATAAAAAACAGAAACTCTAAGATTTACAACGCAATAAACACCATTAACGCAACACATAAAGTTTCATTAAGTGGAACACCAATAGAAAACTCTTTGAGCGATTTATGGAGTCAAATGCAATTCATTAATCCGAATTTGCTAGACACCTATCCTTTTTTTGAATCTCATTTTAAAAAACCAATAGAAAAATCATTTGATGAACAGAAAACAAAAGAGCTTCGTTCATTAATCAATCCCTATCTTTTAAGAAGAACTAAGACTGAAGTAGCAAAAGACCTACCAGAAGTTTCTGAACAGGTTTTCTATTCTGAAATGTCGGAAGAACAAAGTAAGTTATATGAACATGAAAAGTCGATTATTCGAAATTATTTAATTGATAAAAAATTAAATACACTTGATGAAAAACCGAGTTCAAATATTTCTATCCTGAATGCACTTTCAAAACTTAGACAATTAGCCAATCATCCTATTCTAATAGGCGAAACAATGGATTCTGGTAAATTTACCGATGTTTCTGCTTATATAGAAACCTTATTACAAGCAAAGCAAAATATATTAGTTTTTAGCTCCTATACTTCTCATTTAAAAATTTACACCGATTGGTGCGATAAAAATAATACTAAGTATAGTCTGTTAACAGGAAGTACTAAAATAAAAGATAGAGAAACTGAAGTAGCAAACTTTCAAAAAGACGAAAATAAATTATTATTTTTCATCTCTCTTAAAGCTGGTGGAACGGGTTTAAACCTTACTAAAGCATCCTATGTTATTCTTTTAGACCCTTGGTGGAATCCTTTTGCAGAATTACAAGCCATTGGTCGCGCTCACCGAATTGGACAAGAAAATCAGGTTAATGTGGTTCGATTTATAGCTAAAGACACCATTGAAGAAAAAATAAATCAGTTGCAAAAAGCTAAAAAAGAAATTTCTGATACTATAATTGAAACTTCTGTACCTAAAGAAGTTTTTAATAATATTGATTATATATTAACATAA
- a CDS encoding GAF domain-containing protein — protein MVTELQYPSPFKTLISFHLLIEKLEEMAKSDVDYRSNYAKSLLKQVENKPELIEGIQDVSFIKENESLIRDLLSDLFPTGLTNNEIKAVTLPFVNFTFNYTQRFRKILDAAGMTFDIEIRDFDEHQFYLMNCYIILNAYYNQKIDSRKPLFYDIPDENGIMNHYRILYNADFIEVTPTEKMVPLTQDEINLLIDNYDDLELWKEKFPPHSWLLKGFGIVTLVDVTVESAVSNLKTNLLKTDTEKQDFEESSEAIFKSIFRIKDVRIGFTKYDEVDKKFVKPPFSENKIISYLLCNLEEEKCDGVLCNFTLDTLIQKKQPLIVSNVEDFQSNVLAERLLSQNVKSCILAPIVKEGSLLGIIEIASSEPRALNSINANKIDLIMPYIVDTVERSMIEFENLEEAIIQKEYTTIHSSVYWKFKNEAQNYIKSSASTKDYIFKEIAFKEIYPLYGQIDIKGSSDKRNQTVKTDLKSQIQTLINIVNEIKKLSNLMILDQKIFELTEFLTELGLPLKADMEQQIQSFIESEIHPLIQSAKVNSTLEQNIKSYFESLDPKTGMFYHSRKDFDHTLSVINKKMASILDEKQIEAQKIYPHYYERFKTDGVEHNLYIGASIAPTIPFDKMYLNNLRLWQLQALCEMELEHHKIKETLPFVLEVTSLILVFSSPLSIRFRMDEKRFDVDGSYNARYEVVKKRIDKAYVLGTQERITEKEKITIVYSHDHEEKEYLKYIKFLQHKNVLETAIEQFEIEDLQGVSGLRGIRVKVVNDMVVEKKYSYQDLLDELN, from the coding sequence ATGGTTACAGAACTACAATATCCAAGTCCGTTTAAAACGCTTATTTCTTTCCATCTTTTAATTGAAAAATTAGAAGAAATGGCAAAGTCTGATGTTGATTATAGATCTAACTATGCAAAAAGTTTATTAAAACAAGTTGAAAACAAACCAGAACTGATTGAAGGAATTCAAGATGTCTCTTTTATTAAGGAGAATGAATCGTTAATTAGGGATTTATTATCTGACTTATTTCCAACTGGATTAACGAATAATGAAATTAAGGCGGTAACATTGCCTTTTGTCAATTTCACCTTTAATTATACACAACGATTTAGAAAAATTCTCGATGCTGCCGGAATGACTTTCGATATTGAAATTCGTGATTTTGATGAACATCAATTTTATCTAATGAATTGCTATATTATTCTGAATGCTTATTATAACCAAAAAATTGATAGTAGAAAACCCTTGTTTTATGATATTCCAGACGAAAACGGAATCATGAATCATTATCGAATTTTGTATAATGCCGACTTTATAGAAGTTACTCCAACGGAAAAAATGGTGCCTTTAACACAAGATGAAATTAATCTGTTGATTGATAACTATGATGATTTAGAGTTATGGAAAGAAAAGTTTCCTCCACATTCATGGTTGTTAAAAGGATTTGGAATTGTTACTTTAGTAGATGTAACAGTTGAAAGTGCAGTTTCTAATTTAAAGACTAATTTATTAAAAACGGATACAGAAAAACAAGATTTTGAAGAAAGTTCTGAAGCTATTTTTAAATCAATTTTTAGAATAAAAGATGTTAGAATCGGTTTTACAAAATATGATGAAGTTGATAAAAAATTCGTAAAACCACCTTTTAGTGAAAACAAAATAATCAGTTATTTGTTGTGTAATTTAGAAGAAGAAAAATGTGATGGGGTTTTATGTAATTTTACTTTAGATACATTAATTCAAAAAAAACAACCGTTAATAGTTTCTAATGTAGAAGATTTTCAGTCGAATGTATTAGCAGAACGATTATTAAGTCAGAATGTTAAGAGTTGTATTTTAGCTCCAATTGTAAAAGAAGGTTCGTTGTTGGGAATTATTGAAATTGCTTCTTCAGAACCAAGAGCATTAAATTCGATCAATGCCAATAAAATTGATTTAATAATGCCCTATATCGTTGACACTGTTGAGCGTTCAATGATTGAATTTGAAAACTTAGAAGAAGCAATCATCCAAAAAGAATATACAACAATACATTCTAGTGTGTATTGGAAGTTTAAAAACGAAGCACAGAATTATATTAAATCTAGCGCGTCAACAAAGGATTATATTTTTAAAGAAATTGCATTTAAAGAAATTTATCCGTTATATGGACAAATAGATATTAAAGGTTCATCAGACAAACGAAATCAAACGGTAAAAACGGATTTAAAAAGTCAGATTCAAACACTAATTAATATAGTTAATGAAATAAAAAAGTTAAGTAATTTAATGATTTTAGATCAAAAAATATTTGAACTTACTGAATTTCTTACAGAGTTAGGTTTACCTTTAAAAGCAGATATGGAACAGCAAATTCAAAGTTTTATTGAATCTGAAATTCATCCTTTAATTCAATCTGCAAAAGTTAATAGTACTTTAGAACAAAACATCAAGTCATACTTTGAAAGTTTAGATCCAAAAACAGGAATGTTTTATCATTCAAGAAAAGATTTCGATCATACGTTGTCGGTTATCAATAAAAAAATGGCTTCTATATTAGATGAAAAACAAATAGAAGCACAAAAAATATATCCTCATTATTACGAACGTTTTAAAACTGATGGAGTAGAGCATAATTTATATATTGGAGCTTCAATTGCACCAACTATTCCTTTCGATAAAATGTATCTTAATAATTTAAGGTTATGGCAATTGCAAGCGCTATGTGAAATGGAGTTAGAACATCATAAAATAAAAGAAACTTTACCTTTTGTTTTAGAAGTTACTTCTTTAATATTGGTTTTTAGTTCTCCTTTATCGATTCGTTTTAGAATGGACGAAAAACGCTTTGATGTTGACGGCTCTTATAATGCACGATATGAGGTGGTTAAAAAAAGAATCGATAAGGCATATGTTTTAGGAACTCAAGAGCGTATTACAGAAAAAGAAAAAATAACTATTGTTTACTCACACGATCATGAGGAAAAAGAATATTTAAAATACATTAAATTTCTTCAGCATAAAAATGTATTAGAAACGGCAATCGAGCAATTTGAAATTGAAGATTTACAAGGTGTTTCTGGTCTGAGAGGTATTCGTGTGAAAGTTGTTAATGATATGGTTGTAGAGAAAAAATATTCCTATCAAGATCTTTTAGACGAACTTAATTAA
- the nqrF gene encoding NADH:ubiquinone reductase (Na(+)-transporting) subunit F codes for MIALEVTTGGLISTTVIAFLILLLALVAIILFAKAKLVPSGPVKIKINGENEIEVGSGNTLLSTLGASKIFLPSACGGGGTCVQCKCIVKEGGGDALPTETPHFSRKELAEGWRLGCQVKVKADMVIEVPEEVFGIKKFEAKVYSNYNVASFIKEFIVELPDDMHYEPGGYIQIEIPKCEINFTDIDITAHPVEHPGEPEKFKAEWDKFNLWPLVMKNTDLVERAYSMASYPAEGRKIMLNVRVATPPWDRNINGWAKVNPGIASSYIFSRKAGDPVVVSGPYGEFFINETEAEMLYVGGGAGMAPMRSHLYHLFRTLKTGRKVTYWYGGRSKRELFYTDHFRALEKDFPNFKFYLALSEPQPEDNWKIKDGVNGEGDGFVGFIHNVVIDNYLSKHEEPEDIELYFCGPPMMNKAVQKMGEDFGLDPDNIRFDDFGG; via the coding sequence ATGATAGCTTTAGAAGTAACTACTGGTGGTTTAATCAGTACAACAGTAATAGCGTTTTTAATTTTATTATTGGCTCTTGTAGCAATTATTTTGTTTGCAAAAGCTAAACTAGTACCGTCTGGTCCTGTTAAAATTAAAATAAACGGAGAAAATGAGATTGAAGTGGGTTCTGGTAACACATTACTTTCTACATTAGGTGCAAGTAAAATTTTCTTACCATCTGCGTGTGGTGGTGGAGGAACTTGTGTTCAATGTAAATGTATTGTTAAAGAAGGTGGAGGAGATGCTTTACCTACAGAAACACCCCATTTCAGTAGAAAAGAATTAGCAGAAGGTTGGCGTTTAGGATGTCAAGTGAAGGTTAAAGCAGATATGGTAATCGAAGTTCCTGAAGAAGTATTCGGAATTAAGAAGTTTGAAGCGAAAGTATATTCAAATTATAACGTAGCTTCTTTTATTAAAGAATTTATCGTTGAATTACCAGATGATATGCATTATGAGCCAGGGGGATATATTCAAATTGAAATTCCTAAATGTGAGATCAATTTTACGGATATTGACATCACAGCACATCCAGTTGAGCATCCAGGTGAACCTGAAAAATTTAAAGCTGAATGGGATAAATTTAATTTATGGCCATTAGTAATGAAGAATACTGATTTAGTTGAAAGAGCTTACTCAATGGCTTCTTACCCAGCTGAAGGAAGAAAAATAATGTTGAACGTGCGTGTTGCTACTCCGCCATGGGATAGAAATATTAATGGATGGGCGAAAGTGAATCCAGGTATTGCTTCATCATATATTTTCTCAAGAAAAGCAGGTGATCCAGTTGTAGTTTCTGGTCCTTATGGAGAGTTCTTCATCAATGAAACAGAGGCAGAAATGTTGTATGTAGGTGGAGGAGCTGGTATGGCACCAATGCGTTCTCATTTATATCACCTATTCCGTACATTAAAAACGGGAAGAAAAGTAACATATTGGTATGGTGGTCGTTCTAAGCGTGAATTATTCTATACAGATCATTTTAGAGCTTTAGAAAAAGATTTTCCTAACTTTAAATTCTACCTAGCATTATCAGAACCACAACCAGAAGATAATTGGAAAATTAAAGACGGAGTTAATGGTGAAGGAGATGGATTCGTTGGATTTATTCATAATGTTGTAATCGATAATTATTTATCGAAACACGAAGAACCAGAAGATATTGAGTTATATTTCTGTGGTCCACCAATGATGAACAAAGCTGTTCAAAAAATGGGAGAAGACTTCGGATTAGATCCAGATAACATCAGATTTGATGACTTTGGAGGATAA
- a CDS encoding class I SAM-dependent methyltransferase, whose product MKKIFKFILNTIPRPILIRLSIVVRPIIAFLLKGNKFTDPIDGRSFKMFLPYGYGNQRNNVLSPSTLSLERHRLLWLYLQNETSFFTSEKKLEVLHFAPEQEFYKRFKKQQNINYTTTDLLSPLADVKADICNLPFEDNAYDMVFCNHVLEHIPDDTKAMQELYRVLKPGGMGIFQIPQDLSRATTFSDDSITNQKERAKIFGQYDHVRVYGRDYFDKLRSIGFKVEEVDYTNTISNDLVEKYCLAKGEIIPVCFK is encoded by the coding sequence ATGAAAAAAATATTCAAATTTATCCTCAATACTATTCCAAGACCTATTCTTATTCGATTAAGTATTGTGGTGCGACCAATTATTGCTTTCTTATTAAAAGGAAATAAATTCACTGATCCTATTGACGGGAGAAGCTTCAAGATGTTTTTACCTTATGGATATGGGAATCAACGTAATAATGTTTTATCGCCAAGTACACTTTCTTTAGAAAGACATCGCTTGCTGTGGTTATATTTACAAAATGAAACTAGCTTTTTTACTTCTGAAAAAAAATTAGAAGTATTACATTTTGCACCTGAACAAGAGTTTTACAAACGTTTCAAAAAACAACAAAATATTAATTACACTACAACCGATTTGCTTTCTCCTTTAGCAGATGTTAAAGCAGACATTTGCAACCTTCCTTTTGAGGACAATGCTTATGATATGGTTTTTTGCAATCATGTTTTAGAACATATTCCAGATGACACTAAAGCCATGCAAGAACTATATCGTGTTTTAAAACCTGGCGGAATGGGTATATTCCAAATTCCACAAGACTTATCAAGAGCCACTACTTTTTCAGATGATTCTATTACCAATCAAAAAGAACGTGCGAAAATTTTTGGTCAATATGATCATGTTCGTGTTTATGGTCGTGATTATTTTGACAAACTGAGAAGCATCGGTTTCAAAGTGGAAGAAGTAGATTACACCAACACAATTTCTAATGATTTAGTAGAAAAATACTGTTTAGCCAAAGGAGAAATTATTCCCGTTTGTTTTAAATAA
- a CDS encoding FAD:protein FMN transferase translates to MATKNFYSLIFLLVLSISCNKQENQFFVIQGEAQGSTYSVKYIANEELVNKSEIDSLLLDFDMSLSTYRKDSKISKINAGDSTVVIDDLFIDTFKASNQIFEETNGLFDPTIGVLVNAYGFGPNKKRDHLSQHEIDSLLQFVGFDKVIINENNTISKKHTETYFDFNAIAQGYSVDVLTDFLKSKGIKNGIVEIGGELVGFGKNTIENKNWIVGVDDPLQKPDERKLIATIHLENLGMATSGNYRKVVTDSITGEKFVHIINPKTGKREKNTILSATVLAPTCILADGYATAFMIMPLEEVKRFVEKRPDLHVMLLYTDANNAMQQFKTGDFKSFVFN, encoded by the coding sequence ATGGCTACAAAGAACTTTTATAGTTTAATATTCCTTCTTGTATTATCAATTTCTTGTAATAAGCAAGAAAATCAATTTTTTGTTATTCAAGGAGAAGCACAGGGAAGTACATATAGTGTAAAGTATATCGCAAATGAAGAATTAGTGAATAAATCTGAAATTGATTCACTTCTCTTAGATTTTGATATGTCTTTGTCTACTTATAGGAAAGATTCTAAGATTTCTAAAATTAACGCTGGAGATTCTACTGTTGTCATTGATGATTTATTTATAGATACGTTTAAGGCTTCAAATCAAATTTTCGAAGAGACAAATGGACTTTTTGATCCTACTATTGGAGTTTTAGTTAATGCTTATGGTTTTGGACCAAACAAAAAAAGAGATCATCTTTCTCAACACGAAATTGATAGTTTATTGCAGTTTGTAGGTTTTGATAAAGTGATAATTAATGAAAATAATACGATTTCAAAAAAGCATACAGAAACCTATTTCGATTTTAATGCAATTGCTCAAGGTTATTCTGTAGATGTTTTGACGGATTTTCTAAAATCAAAAGGTATAAAAAACGGAATTGTAGAAATTGGAGGAGAATTAGTTGGCTTTGGAAAAAATACAATTGAGAACAAGAATTGGATAGTTGGAGTAGATGATCCGTTACAAAAACCAGATGAAAGAAAGCTGATTGCAACAATTCACTTAGAAAATTTAGGAATGGCAACATCTGGGAATTATAGAAAAGTAGTTACTGATTCTATTACAGGTGAAAAATTTGTTCATATCATTAATCCAAAAACGGGTAAAAGAGAGAAAAATACAATACTAAGCGCTACAGTTTTGGCACCAACTTGTATTTTGGCCGATGGTTATGCTACTGCATTTATGATTATGCCGCTTGAAGAAGTTAAGAGGTTTGTTGAAAAACGTCCAGACTTACATGTAATGCTTCTTTACACGGATGCAAATAATGCAATGCAACAGTTTAAGACAGGTGATTTTAAAAGTTTTGTTTTTAATTAA
- the map gene encoding type I methionyl aminopeptidase encodes MIIIKTREEIELMRESALIVSKTLGIIAKEIKPGVTTLQLDKIAEEYIRDHGAEPGFLGMYGFPNSLCMSPNTQVVHGIPNDKPLMDGDIISVDCGALKNGFYGDHAYTFEVGEVAEETKKLLQITKESLYEGIRATRVGNRVEDIGYAIQQYCEKEGYGVVRELCGHGLGRKMHEDPEVPNYGKRGRGKKLVNGMVIAIEPMINLGTKNIIQHKDGWTITTADNKPSAHFEHDVAIVDGKPELLSTFAYIYEALGIVSNEEDGLRQKALVL; translated from the coding sequence ATGATTATTATAAAAACAAGAGAAGAAATTGAATTAATGCGTGAAAGTGCGTTAATCGTTTCGAAAACATTAGGAATAATTGCTAAAGAAATTAAACCTGGTGTTACCACGTTACAATTAGATAAAATTGCGGAAGAATATATTAGAGATCATGGTGCAGAACCTGGGTTCTTAGGTATGTATGGCTTTCCAAACTCATTATGCATGAGTCCAAACACGCAAGTTGTTCATGGAATTCCAAATGACAAACCTTTAATGGATGGCGATATTATTTCGGTAGATTGTGGTGCTTTAAAAAATGGTTTCTATGGCGATCACGCCTATACATTTGAAGTAGGTGAAGTTGCTGAAGAGACTAAAAAGTTACTTCAAATAACAAAAGAATCACTTTATGAAGGTATTCGCGCTACTAGAGTAGGAAATCGCGTAGAAGACATTGGTTATGCCATTCAACAATATTGCGAAAAAGAAGGTTATGGTGTGGTTCGTGAATTATGTGGTCATGGTTTAGGCCGAAAAATGCATGAAGATCCAGAAGTGCCAAACTATGGAAAACGTGGTCGTGGAAAAAAATTAGTGAACGGAATGGTCATCGCAATTGAACCTATGATTAACTTAGGAACTAAAAACATTATTCAGCATAAAGATGGTTGGACAATTACAACTGCTGACAATAAACCAAGTGCGCATTTTGAACATGATGTTGCCATTGTAGATGGTAAACCAGAGTTACTTTCAACTTTTGCATACATTTATGAAGCATTAGGAATTGTTAGTAATGAAGAAGATGGTTTGAGACAGAAAGCTTTGGTTTTGTAG
- a CDS encoding GxxExxY protein yields the protein MGSGLLESAYQECLFYEIKNAGLKVVKELALPITYKDIKLDHGYRIDLLIEDKIVLELKTVESFTDVHFAQVLTYLELGNYPLGLLINFNSKILKNNIKQFINNAL from the coding sequence ATAGGCTCTGGCTTACTTGAATCAGCTTACCAAGAATGTTTATTTTATGAAATTAAAAATGCTGGATTAAAAGTAGTAAAAGAATTAGCTTTACCGATAACATATAAAGACATCAAACTTGACCATGGGTACAGAATTGATTTATTAATTGAAGACAAAATTGTTTTAGAATTAAAAACAGTTGAAAGCTTTACCGATGTTCATTTTGCTCAAGTTTTAACTTATCTAGAATTAGGTAATTACCCATTAGGCTTACTCATTAATTTTAATTCTAAAATTCTAAAAAACAACATTAAACAATTTATAAATAATGCTTTGTGA